The sequence below is a genomic window from Sorangiineae bacterium MSr12523.
TCGACAGTACGACGATGACGATGAGCGCGTGCTCTTCCTCTGACCGGATATTGGAGGGGGTAAGGGCGGGCAATCCCGTCGATTACTTGGCATTGCGCCACCAGCCAATCACGTATAACGACGGGAAGCGCGTGGCGTGGGGCGACCCAACGGTGGTCAGCTCCGAAGGAACGGCATGTTCGGGTGCTGCCGACCCGACTGCATGCCTCGCAAAGCTTGCCGAGCTGCGTCCGGCTGATGGAATTTTCCCTGATCTGGATGGATATCCACACCGCGCAACACAGGTGGTCTACACGCGACACGACGAGGTTGGAGCGGTCACCTCGGCTCAGGAGCTGGCGACATTTTTGAAGCCCATTACGGACGCGAAGACCGCGGGATTTCTGGTCCGGGAGAACGGATACGACATTTCCTGCGGCGGCGACGAACGCAATGCTCGCCCGTCGGGGGATGGATTCGACATCATCGGCCAAATCGGCGGCGGGTGCGGAAGGCGCGATCGCACGGAGGACCTGCTTCACGTGAGCAAGGACGGCCAGATCACCGTGCTGAGTTCCACCGTGGTGGAGCGCGCCGACCCAAACTGCAGCCCGGGCCGCAGGCCGGAAGGATTTGCCATGGCCGGCGCATCCGTCGACGCAAGCCCACTCGGCCGCTTCTTTGCCGAGGCAGCGGAGCTCGAAGCGGCATCCGTGCCGGCCTTCCTCCGTCTCGCGGAGGAGCTCGCGCATCATGGCGCGCCGGCCGACCTCGTACTGCATGCGTGTGATGCTGCACGCGACGAAATCCGTCATACGGCGATGATGACGTCGCTCGCACGCCGATTCGGTGCGGAGCCGTCTACGCCCGTTGTCCCGCCCCGCCCGGTGCGAAGCCTTTTCGACATTGCGCTCGAAAACGCGGTCGAAGGCTGCGTGCACGAAACGCATGCCGCGCTGTACGCGACGCATCAAGCGAGGCACGCCGCCGATCGCCGCATTCGCAAGGTCATGAAGCGCATCGCCGAGGACGAAACGCGGCACGGCGCCCTCGCGTGGAGTGTGGCCGCGTGGATCGAGTCGCTGCTCTCCGACGAAGAGCGCGCCCGCATCGATCAGGCGCGCAGCGATGCCGTCACGACCCTCATGAACGGCACCGCGGAGCCGCACCCCGATGTCGTGCGGATTGCCGGTGCACCCTCCGCGGCGCAGGCCTCGCGCCTACTCCACGCGGTGGCCGGCGAGCTCTGGGCGGCTTAGAAGTGCGATTGCACCGATAGATTGAAACTGCGGTCCACCAGCGAGGTGCCCTCCGGGGCATAACGCGGCCAAATCACGTACTCCGTGAGAATCATCACGTTGTCGTGGGGATTGAAGGCCAGGGCGGGGGCGTGGATGACTTCTCGGACCTTCACGTCATTGTAGAAGCCCACGCTCCCGTTGTAGCGAAGCGTGAATCGCCAAATGTTGATATCCGCGCCCACCAGCGCATAGTCGTTGCTCTTCGAGAATCGACCGGGAATGGCGGGTGTCGTCGGCGTGGCCGGAATGGCGCGGTATGGGAATTCCCAAACCGATTGTCCTTCCTGGTGTTGGTACTCGGCCCTCAATTCGAAAAGATCGTTCTTCAACGTGGCGTCGAAGGCGCCGCGCACCACATCGTGCGTCCCGCCGGGAAGATCCGCCTGGAAAAACTGGGCCGAGAGTGCAGCTTCCAACGTCATGCCGTGTCCGAGTCGGATGAATGGCCCTGCGCGCCCGATGAAATTGTTCATGCGGCGACCGCCAGGGAGCGAAATGGTATCGCGCGCCACCAGCGAATTGTTCGTCGTGCCGTCGCTTAGGAAATACTGCAGCGCGTAGTGGAACGAAATGTCGCGATCGGCCGGCGGCTCGTTCGACTCCAGGGACACGCCGTATTCGGGGTCCGTTTTCATTCCATCGTAGAGCTGGATATTTCCGTAGAACGACTTGTCCCAAAAGAGTCCAAGCCGGCTGTACACCTTGCCGACCTTCACCGTGGCCGAGCCCAAGTCCGCCGAAACATAGGCTTCTTGCAGCCAAATGTTCGAGGTGAAGAAGGCGCGATGCTTCGTATCGCGAAAGCGCGGCTCGATGTGGATCTTGAATCGTCCAAAGTCGGCGTTCAGCAAAAGGCTCGCGTACAGCTCGACGATCTTGGGTCCCAGATCGATTGGCTGATACCAATAGAGAATGGTTCCGCCGCCGATGCGCAGCGTCTTGGTCCACGCCGGAATTTCGATCGGCGTCGGCCACGCGCTCGGTCCCGGTTCGCCCTGGGTGAGCAGCGTCGTCTGCACCGTCGGGGCAGCGTATGCTTCCGCGCCGAAACCTGACCAGCAAGGCCAGCCAGGCAAACCAGGCAAGAGGAAGAACGCGAAGAAAGTACCTATGCTTAAGGCAATGGAGGCGATCCGATGAAGCGTATTCACGGCGCAACCATAGCGCACACGACGGTTGCGGTAACCCCAAATTTCGTTATAGTGGACACGTGTTCACTAAAAAGGAGGCGCGTCGGACCGGCGTGCGGGAGCCCATGATCGAAGTCGACGGAGTGGAGAAGACCTACGGCCGGGCGACTGCGCTGGCGCCGACGTCCATTCGTTTCGAGGCCGGAACGACGACGTCGATCATCGGTCCGAGCGGCTGCGGAAAGTCGACCTTGCTGCGCATCATCGCGGGACTCATCCCGGCGGATCGCGGAAAGGTGACCTACGACGGCGAGGTGCTCAGCCCCGACAACGTGAACGCGCTGCGCCTGCGCACGGGCTTCGTGCTGCAAGATGGCGGGCTCTTTCCGCACCTGACGGCGCAACGCAACGTCACCTTGGTCGCCGAAGTGATGGGCCGCGGTACCGACGCCTCGCGGCGCGAACGCGTGAAAGAACTGGCCGCGCTCGTGCGCCTTCCCGAGGCGCGCCTCGTGAATCACCCGCGCGACCTTTCCGGCGGCGAGCGCCAGCGCGTCAGCATGATGCGCGCACTCTTCCTCGACCCGAGCTGGGTGCTGCTCGACGAGCCGCTCGGCGCGCTCGATCCCATCACGCGGCGCGGCCTGCAGACGGAGCTGCGCAGCATCTTCGCGCGCTTGAACAAGACGGTGATCCTCGTCACGCACGACATGGGCGAGGCGGCCTACCTCGGCGACCGCGTGCTCTTGATGCGCGCCGGCCGGGTCGTGCAGGAAGGCACCGCGCGCGAGCTGGCCGAGCAACCGGCAGAGCCCTTCGTGTCCGAGTTTCTGCGCGCCCAGCGCTCGCCGCTCGAGGAGGACGCCGCCTGATGCGTGGGGCATCCTCCGCGCTGGCCGTCCTCCTGGCCGCCGCGCTCTCGCTGCTCACCGCGCCCGCCCGAGCCGACGAAAAGACGATTCACGTCGGCTCCAAGCGCTTCACCGAGTCGTACGTGCTTGCCGAGATCGTGCGAAAGGTCGCCGAGGACGCGGGCGAGGTGCAGGCGGTGCACCACCAGGGGTTGGGCAACACCGGCATCGTGTTCGCGGCCCTCAAGGGCGGCAACATCGACATCTATGCAGAATACACCGGTACGATTGCGCGCGAGCTGCTCGGCCACAAGACCGACAAGGCCTCGGACGACCTCGAGTCGTTGAACCGCGAGCTGGCTCCGCTGGGCCTTCAGGCGGGCATCCCGCTGGGGTTCAACGACACGTACGCGCTGGCCATGCGCTCGGAGGTGGCGAGCCAGCGAGGCGTGCGCACCATCAGCGAGATTGCTCCGCATGCCGAATTGCGTTTTGGCTTTTCGCAGGAGTTCCTCGAGCGCGCCGATGGTTGGCCGGCGCTGGTGTCGACCTATGGCATCCAGGCGCCGCGCCCGCGCGCCATCGAGCATGCCCTGGCGTACAAGGCCTTGGTCAATGGCGACATCGACGTCGTCGACGTCTACTCCACCGATCCCAAAATCGAGGAGGAGCACCTCACGGTGCTGCAAGACGACAAGCAGCTCTTTCCGCGCTACGACGCCGTGCTGCTCTATCGAAGCGATCTCCCCAACCGCGCCCCGCGCACGTGGGCCGCGCTTCAACGGCTGAAAGGCTCGATCGACGAGAAGACGATGACGCGCATGAACGCGGATGCGGAGGTGCGCAAGCTCAACTTCGACGCGATTGCGCGCAATTT
It includes:
- a CDS encoding ferritin-like domain-containing protein, whose protein sequence is MAWGDPTVVSSEGTACSGAADPTACLAKLAELRPADGIFPDLDGYPHRATQVVYTRHDEVGAVTSAQELATFLKPITDAKTAGFLVRENGYDISCGGDERNARPSGDGFDIIGQIGGGCGRRDRTEDLLHVSKDGQITVLSSTVVERADPNCSPGRRPEGFAMAGASVDASPLGRFFAEAAELEAASVPAFLRLAEELAHHGAPADLVLHACDAARDEIRHTAMMTSLARRFGAEPSTPVVPPRPVRSLFDIALENAVEGCVHETHAALYATHQARHAADRRIRKVMKRIAEDETRHGALAWSVAAWIESLLSDEERARIDQARSDAVTTLMNGTAEPHPDVVRIAGAPSAAQASRLLHAVAGELWAA
- a CDS encoding ATP-binding cassette domain-containing protein, coding for MIEVDGVEKTYGRATALAPTSIRFEAGTTTSIIGPSGCGKSTLLRIIAGLIPADRGKVTYDGEVLSPDNVNALRLRTGFVLQDGGLFPHLTAQRNVTLVAEVMGRGTDASRRERVKELAALVRLPEARLVNHPRDLSGGERQRVSMMRALFLDPSWVLLDEPLGALDPITRRGLQTELRSIFARLNKTVILVTHDMGEAAYLGDRVLLMRAGRVVQEGTARELAEQPAEPFVSEFLRAQRSPLEEDAA
- a CDS encoding ABC transporter permease subunit yields the protein MRGASSALAVLLAAALSLLTAPARADEKTIHVGSKRFTESYVLAEIVRKVAEDAGEVQAVHHQGLGNTGIVFAALKGGNIDIYAEYTGTIARELLGHKTDKASDDLESLNRELAPLGLQAGIPLGFNDTYALAMRSEVASQRGVRTISEIAPHAELRFGFSQEFLERADGWPALVSTYGIQAPRPRAIEHALAYKALVNGDIDVVDVYSTDPKIEEEHLTVLQDDKQLFPRYDAVLLYRSDLPNRAPRTWAALQRLKGSIDEKTMTRMNADAEVRKLNFDAIARNFLAGPGAGAEKEASRRSFFTLLFGSDFLKLTREHVTLVAIAVLLGTLVGVPLGVWAAYRRRATQPILGAVGVLQTIPSLALLAFLIPLLHQIGFVPALVALFLYSLLPIVRNTYTGLSDIAPSLKESALALGLPRGARLRLVELPLASRAILAGVKTSAVISVGTATIAAFIGAGGYGERIASGLALSDNDLLLAGAVPAAAMALLFEGFFGLVERWLIPRPLRT